The genome window AACTGCTGGTGCTGTCGCAAAACCCGCAGGCGACCGCGGCCCTCCACAACCTCGACGCGGTGCACCGAATGCAACTCGCCCCTGTAAAGCGGGCGTTACAACAAAGCGACATGTTGCTCTGTGGAGGCGGCAGCCTTCTGCAGGACGCTACCAGTCTACGTTCGCTGATCTACTATCTATTGGTCATAGCGCTAGCACTACGCCTTCGTAAGCCGGTGATGTTCTTTGCGCAGGGTTTGGGACCGCTTCATCGCGGCATCTCACGACGACTCGTACGCGCCGCCGCCGAGCGCGCGGCCTTCATCACCGTGCGCGATGAGGAATCAGCCCACCTGCTTCGGAAGATCGGTGTGCATCATACTTCCATCGAGGTTACTGCCGACCCCGCTTTTTGCCTTATCCCCGACGCCTCTGCCAAGCCGCTGCTTGGCGAGTTGGCGGCATGCAAGCGACCACTTGTCGGAGTCGCCTTACGCCCATGGGGGGCCGCCGGTGAGCAGACCACCCGACCCTATCTCCAACTGCTCTCGGCGTTAGAGGCCGTGTGTGCGGCGCAGCCGATCCTTATCCCCATGCAACAGCCGCAAGATGTCGCCTTTGCGCGTGCTCTCATCCATCAAGGCAGCTTTTCCCAACCGCCTCTTCTCCTCGAACAGGCCATCTCCCCTCATCAACTGCTAAGTGCTATCGCCCATATGCAGGCAACGATCGCCATGCGCTTGCACGCACTCATCTTTGCCGTCCGTGCAGCCGTTCCGCCGTTTGCTCTTCGTTACGATCAAAAAATTGAAAGCCAGATGCGCCTCTTCGGGCTAGAACAGAACATCGCCCACTGGCACGATTTCGACCCGCAGGACGTTGCCGAAAAGGTGAAAGAGCTGCTAGACCAGCGGGCTGCCTATCAGCAAAGGCTATCTGCTGTAAGCCAAACGATGGAGGAACGTGCTCTGCAGAATATGAAGATCGCTCTGAAGGTTATTAGCGCCTGTTAGGCGAATTATATAACAACCCCTTGTGTACCCTTCTAGAAGGAGCCTTCGCTATGACAAACGTGATTCTCATCAGTCTGGACACTACGCGCGCAGACCACCTCAGCTGCTATGGTTATCATAGAAAAACGAGCCCCCATCTCGATCAGATCGCTGCTGAAGGGGTGCTTTTTACGGATTTCTTTAGTCCGCATATCCCCACCTTCCCCGGCCATACCACCATGATGACCGGAAAGGATATCTATGCGCATCAGATAACAAGCCAGGCCACGCAACCCGAGCCGGCGCAGGGCGTGCGGATGTTGGCGGAAATCTTACAAGAACAAGGGTTTTTTACGGCAGCCGCCGACAATCTAGGGCGCTGGTTTGCCCGAGGTTTCGAGTATATTGAGCCTTACGGTTGGGATACCTCTAATCGCAACGAGCTGCGTAAAGGCGAAGCCGTGTTGGCCGCGGCTCTTCGCGTGCTCACACGCGCAGCTAATCAAGATAAGCCTTTTTTCCTCTTCTTTCACTTCTGGGACCCTCACACCCCTTACCTCCCGCCGCCGCCATTTAGCCGCATGTTCTATGCAGGGGATGAAAAAGCCCCCAATAACCCTAGCATGGATGCAGTTTGGGAGTTTGAAGCCTTCAATCGCTACTTTGCTGAGTGGATGCCGGACGTTACCGATATCGAGTTTCCGAAAGCGCAGTACGATGCCGAGATCGCCTACCTCGATACCTGCCTCGCTCATCTTATGACCCACCTCGACGCCCTCGGATTGAGCGAGGATACCTGCCTTGTCATTACGGCCGACCACGGCGAAGAGCTCGATGAGCACGGCTGTTGGTTCGATCATCACGGCCTGTACGACACAAACGTACACATCCCGCTGATCCTTCGATGCCCTGCACTCTTGCCGGCCGGCGTGCGAATCGGCGGGCTCACACAGATGCTTGACCTCGCCCCCACTATTCTCGACATCCTCGGCTTGAGCGACCTCGCCGAACGCGAGGGCATGATGGGCAGAAGCCTTATTCCGCTCATTCATTCCCCCTCCTCTACCCAACGCGGCACTACCGACTGGATACACCTCACAGAAAACACTTGGATGAAAAAACGAGGCATCCGCACCGCAACGTGGAAGTTAATCGTTCCGCTGGAAATCCCCGACCTCCACGGCCGCTCCGAGATCGAGCTCTACGATCTAACCAACGACCCAGGCGAGCTAACCAACGTGGCCAACACCTATCCGGAAGTGACCGAGCAACTGAAGGCCAAGCTGGAGAGTTGGGTAGCCCGCCGCGTGGAGGAGACAGGGCTGCCCGATCCCTTGCCTATTCAACCCATTCCCCTACGGCGGATTGGGCGCATGGATGCCGCCTTGCCGCGTGATAAACGCCTCACCGGTGAAGAAAAGGAGCCAACAGGCGATGAGAAACAGCCAGAAGGGGATTTCATTGGCTACGAAAGAGACGAAACCAAGAAGACCAGCTAAATTGATATGCGATTGAGGGTTTAATTAGGATGCACCCGCGTTTCGAACAGCCTAGGAGCAAGCCGCTCGGTCTGGGAAGAGCTTTGCTGATACTTTGTTTATTGCTGCCTCTAGAGGCAACATCAGCCCCTACCGACAACACCGCCTGGATTCCAGTACCCCTTATTACGAAAACGATGCGCGATTCTGGGGTTTCACCTGGTGGAGAGGGCGCCCAGATGATCCGCACCCTCGTCATTTCCCAAACCGACCCGAACTTCCTTATGATGGGCACAGACGTAGGGGGCATCTACCGCACTCTAGACGGCGGAAAACATTGGCAGGTATGCATGGTCGGCTGGTACGCACGAGGAGGGAACTATTTTGCAATAGACCCCCGAAATGCAGACCGTGTTTTGGGTACCGGAGGCAACTCAAACGACTTCAGCGATTCCAATGGGCTCTATCTCTCCACCAATCGAGGCGCAAGTTGGCAAGAGGTGCTGCCCCGTAAGGAGGGCAACGATGGTAACCGAATCTCTCTGGCCTACGATCCCAGTAGCTACGATTCGATAAAAGGGTTTTGTAAAGTTGCCTATTTTGATACACGCGATGGCGGCCTCTATAAAACGACCGATGGCGGCACAATCTGGACGCTCGTCAACGCCGATATGGGCGATATGAACGTGGCAGTTCATCCTACAAAAGGTTTTGTCTACCTTGCCGGTAGCGATGCCAAACACCCCGGCCTTTATCGGAGTGAGGACGGAGGCCAGAGCTTCCAACGACTTAGCGCGGAACCCATCTACGGCATCTGCGTGATCCTCACGCGCCCTAACTACATCTACATTGCGCGGAAGGGAGGGGTGTTTCTCTCTACCGATGAAGGACAGAGTTTTCATCCGGTAGGGAAAAACATTGGATTGCCAACGGATGTCCCCATCCTTAGCATTGCGGTAAGCCCGGCAGACCCCAATGAGATGTCGTGCCTTCATGGAGGGCAACAGTGGTGGGAGCACTATGTATACTATAGCCAAGATGGGGGTAACATGTGGCACAAACCTACCTGGGATAATACCCTGGCCTTCCTGCCCTTTACGCAGCCGGATATGCACTGCGCCTACAGCCCTAGCGACCCCCGTATTGTCTATTCCGATGCTTTGGGCGGCTGGGTAGTCCGTAGCACCGATGGAGGAGCTACCTATCACTGGTGGAGCAACGGAGAAAACGCGGTTATGGTGGGTAGCTCCTTTAACTTTAGCCCCACAGCGCCTGGAAAGCTGTTTACCTCGTTTCAGGACTATAATGCCGCCGTAACGCTAGATGACGGATTCACGTGGACGTACTGCAACGTCTCCGGACAGGGATGGGGTGGGTTCGAGTATGGCGGATATACTCCTGATGGGCAGGTTATGTGGTCGGGCGATGCGCCCTCATGGACAGGGCCTCGTACCCTTAAGATCTCCTACGACGGCGGCAAAACCTGGCAGTTTGCCCAAACCCGAGAGGGGCAGAAAGTCGTTTTCGCTGGCGCCGACGTTAGCTATAGCGACCCAACAAATCCCTCTATCTGTTTCGCTTCGAACTGGCGTAGCACGGATCGAGGGCGTACCTGGGCGCCCATGCAAGGCTGCGATGGGGTCTATATCGCCAACCCCTTACCGCCGCATCAGCTTTTTGGAAAACAGGGTAATGCCATCGTCTTTTCTATCGATCATGGGCTTACTTGGCATCGCGTAGCAGAGGTGCCTGGAGGCATAACCGACCTCGCCTACGATGGGAAAAGACATCTTTTTTGGGTCGTCTCCGCCGATAGGCTGAAATGCCTACAGTCCAACGGCACCCTCAGCGAAGTGGAGCTACCGAAAGATCAGTACGGCAATGTGCATGCGGCCAGCGTTGCTCTCGACCCGGGCGACCCTAACAATGTATATGTGGGTTGCCGTGCAGATCTCTATGCCTGCACGAACGCGGTTATCGCCTCTTTCGATGGGGGGCGTACATGGCAAAACCTCACTGTTCACACGCCTCTGCGTAACGGACTACAGCCTGGTGGCCCCCATGAAACGCAGTGGCTGCGGGTAGATCCTAAGACGCGCATGCTATGGGTCGGGGGGCAGTGCTACGGCTTCTGGAAGTATCCGGCACCGCATGCTGCGGTAACATTGGCATCACGAAACCATCCTAAGCTCATCTCGCAAGCGAGAAACAGACGATTGGGATGGTGTTCTAGCCGTTAGAGCGGTCAGGGAACTAAAAGTTGGTCACTTTCTGTTACAATATACCGATTTCCCAAAAGTTTCAAGCAAGAGGGAGGATACTCCATGTTAGTAAAGCGCTTTACTCATCTTCTGATCGGGCTTCTCTTCGGCTGCATGGGCTTTTTCCTAGCCAGGCAAGCCTCTGCAGCCGATTACGTGTGGCTAGAAGGAGAGAACTTCACCGATCTCACCCCCTCCTCGTTTAAACCCACCATTGCAGGGTGGGGGCATGCCGAGTTTCTCTCGAATAACAAATGGCTACAGATTTCCATAGACGATAATAAAGTTGAGAGCACTGTGCCCAACGGCATTACCATCTCCTATCGCTTCGCACTATCCCATGCCGCCACCTATGAGATTTGGAACCGCATTGGCTATGAGTTTGTGCGTTCTCCTTTCCAATGGCGGATTGATGGACGTCCTTGGGCCACCGTTTCACCCAATAGGCTAACAACGGACCTCATGGAGCTGCAAGATTGGAATGAGGTTGCTTGGCTGAAGATGGGCACGCTTCCTTTGGCGGCCGGCAGCCATATCCTGCAAATCCATCTGCCT of Chthonomonas calidirosea T49 contains these proteins:
- the csaB gene encoding polysaccharide pyruvyl transferase CsaB, with amino-acid sequence MMKPCRFVLSGYYGCGNAGDEAVLAGIKAGFQRLAGDRVQLLVLSQNPQATAALHNLDAVHRMQLAPVKRALQQSDMLLCGGGSLLQDATSLRSLIYYLLVIALALRLRKPVMFFAQGLGPLHRGISRRLVRAAAERAAFITVRDEESAHLLRKIGVHHTSIEVTADPAFCLIPDASAKPLLGELAACKRPLVGVALRPWGAAGEQTTRPYLQLLSALEAVCAAQPILIPMQQPQDVAFARALIHQGSFSQPPLLLEQAISPHQLLSAIAHMQATIAMRLHALIFAVRAAVPPFALRYDQKIESQMRLFGLEQNIAHWHDFDPQDVAEKVKELLDQRAAYQQRLSAVSQTMEERALQNMKIALKVISAC
- a CDS encoding sulfatase → MTNVILISLDTTRADHLSCYGYHRKTSPHLDQIAAEGVLFTDFFSPHIPTFPGHTTMMTGKDIYAHQITSQATQPEPAQGVRMLAEILQEQGFFTAAADNLGRWFARGFEYIEPYGWDTSNRNELRKGEAVLAAALRVLTRAANQDKPFFLFFHFWDPHTPYLPPPPFSRMFYAGDEKAPNNPSMDAVWEFEAFNRYFAEWMPDVTDIEFPKAQYDAEIAYLDTCLAHLMTHLDALGLSEDTCLVITADHGEELDEHGCWFDHHGLYDTNVHIPLILRCPALLPAGVRIGGLTQMLDLAPTILDILGLSDLAEREGMMGRSLIPLIHSPSSTQRGTTDWIHLTENTWMKKRGIRTATWKLIVPLEIPDLHGRSEIELYDLTNDPGELTNVANTYPEVTEQLKAKLESWVARRVEETGLPDPLPIQPIPLRRIGRMDAALPRDKRLTGEEKEPTGDEKQPEGDFIGYERDETKKTS